The Sinorhizobium sp. B11 genomic interval CATCCGCGTCAACACGATTTCGCCGGGCTATACCGCAACGCCGATGAACACCCGGCCGGAGATGGTACATCAGACCAAGCTCTTCGAAGAGCAGACGCCGATGCAGCGCATGGCCAATGTCGATGAGATGGTCGGTCCGGCGGTCTTCTTGCTGTCGAATGCTGCAAGCTTCGTGACGGGCGTCGATCTGCTCGTCGACGGCGGCTTCTGCTGCTGGTGATACGATGCGCAAGCTGATCGCAGGCAATTGGAAAATGAACGGTCTCATCTCCTCCCAAGCTGAGATCGAGGCGCTGAAGGGACTAACGGGCAGCGCGACGTGCGATATCGTCGTCTGCCCGCCCCTCACGCTGATCGATCGCGCGGTGGAGCGGGTCAGGGATTCGAACCTGGCCATCGGCGCACAGGATTGCCATGCGCAGCAGTCAGGTGCGCATACCGGCGATGTCTCTGCTGAAATGCTTGCCGATGTCGGCGCGCGCTATGTCATCCTCGGGCATTCCGAGCGCCGTGTGTCTCACGGCGAAGATGATGAAATTGTCCTTGCAAAGGCGGTTGCCGCTCGTCGGGCGGGCCTGATCGCGATCGTGTGCGTCGGTGAAACGCGGCACGAGCGCGATGAAGGGCGAGCGATCGAAGTTGTTGGCGGGCAGCTGAGAGAATCCGTTCCCGAGGGAGCAACGAGCGCCAATCTCGTCATCGCCTACGAACCCGTATGGGCGATAGGAACCGGGCTGGTGCCGACCAACGAACAGATTGAGGAGGTCCATGCCGCGATCCGGCAGAT includes:
- the tpiA gene encoding triose-phosphate isomerase, with the protein product MRKLIAGNWKMNGLISSQAEIEALKGLTGSATCDIVVCPPLTLIDRAVERVRDSNLAIGAQDCHAQQSGAHTGDVSAEMLADVGARYVILGHSERRVSHGEDDEIVLAKAVAARRAGLIAIVCVGETRHERDEGRAIEVVGGQLRESVPEGATSANLVIAYEPVWAIGTGLVPTNEQIEEVHAAIRQMLEERLGDDGHSVRILYGGSVKASNAEAIFGLRNVDGALVGGASLKASEFAGIISAAV